The Dehalococcoidales bacterium genome has a window encoding:
- a CDS encoding Tex family protein yields the protein MLETHVMTIAKQAGVTTQQVEVVRSLLDAGATIPFIARYRKEKTGSLDEVVLGGIRDGLARLAALDSRRQAILASLEEQNVLTAELRNTVESAETLTALEDIYLPYRPKRRTRATMAKEKGLEPLADLILAQEITDPSHEALAFVNAEKGVASVDDALAGARDIIAERVNEDTQARQSIRRLFYREGIIQSSVLKGKEGEGIKYSNYFDWHEPVARVPSHRVLAMLRGENEGLLKLTIRPPQEKALLLLHRRFVKSTGAASAQVVLAVEDSYPRLLAPSIETDIRQQAKEHADDEALRVFARNLRETLMAPPMGPRAVLAIDPGYRTGCKVVCLDPQGKLLTNAVIYVSQSAARSREAGQTILALIQKFQVEAIAIGNGTASRETEEFIRGLSLPGKMPVVMVNESGASIYSASAVAREEFPDQDITVRGAVSIGRRLLDPLAELVKIDPKSIGVGQYQHDVDQGKLKSNLDETVMSCVNEVGVKVNTASQQLLTYVSGLGPTLAKNVIAYRNENGPFRSRADLKKVPRLGPKAFEMAAGFLRIDHAENPLDASAVHPESYHIVGRMARDMGCNITDLITRDDLRSKINLESYTGEEYGLPTLQDIMAELARPGRDPREQFETVAFAADIRTIDRLSPGMKLAGIVTNVTNFGAFVDIGVHQDGLVHISELSDKFVKNPADVVSVNQKVTVTVLTIDTERKRISLSMKSNASPPGQPGSAT from the coding sequence ATGCTTGAAACCCATGTCATGACCATTGCCAAACAGGCGGGAGTCACAACCCAGCAAGTAGAGGTTGTTAGGTCCCTGCTTGATGCGGGAGCGACTATTCCATTCATTGCACGCTATCGCAAGGAGAAAACAGGGTCACTTGACGAGGTGGTGCTTGGCGGAATACGGGACGGCCTGGCACGACTGGCAGCGCTCGATAGCCGGCGCCAGGCGATCCTGGCATCTCTTGAAGAACAGAATGTACTCACAGCCGAGTTACGCAACACTGTTGAATCGGCAGAGACACTGACCGCTTTAGAGGATATTTACCTTCCCTACCGCCCCAAACGGCGCACCCGGGCCACCATGGCTAAAGAAAAAGGGCTTGAGCCCCTCGCCGACCTTATACTGGCTCAGGAGATTACCGACCCATCTCATGAAGCTCTCGCGTTCGTGAACGCGGAAAAGGGCGTCGCTTCGGTCGATGATGCCCTGGCCGGAGCGCGGGACATCATTGCCGAGCGGGTCAACGAAGACACCCAGGCAAGGCAGAGCATACGCCGGCTTTTTTACCGGGAAGGCATCATTCAATCGAGCGTGCTTAAAGGTAAGGAAGGCGAAGGTATCAAATACAGCAATTATTTCGACTGGCATGAGCCGGTGGCCCGGGTTCCCAGCCACCGTGTGCTGGCCATGTTGCGTGGCGAGAACGAGGGGTTACTGAAACTCACGATAAGGCCGCCTCAGGAAAAAGCGCTGTTATTACTTCACCGGCGTTTCGTTAAAAGTACCGGCGCCGCCTCGGCACAGGTGGTCCTGGCGGTAGAGGATAGCTATCCGAGGTTGCTGGCGCCCTCTATCGAAACTGATATCCGCCAGCAGGCCAAAGAGCACGCCGATGACGAGGCGCTCCGTGTCTTTGCGCGCAATCTGCGTGAGACGCTCATGGCTCCGCCGATGGGGCCGCGGGCGGTACTGGCCATCGACCCCGGTTATCGGACCGGGTGTAAGGTGGTTTGCCTGGACCCCCAGGGCAAGCTTTTAACCAATGCTGTTATCTACGTGAGCCAGTCGGCGGCGCGGAGCCGGGAAGCCGGCCAGACGATACTCGCTCTAATACAAAAATTTCAAGTTGAAGCTATCGCCATCGGCAATGGCACGGCCAGCCGGGAAACCGAAGAATTTATTCGCGGGCTGAGCTTGCCGGGCAAAATGCCGGTCGTCATGGTCAATGAAAGCGGCGCATCGATTTACTCCGCCTCCGCCGTCGCCCGTGAAGAGTTCCCCGACCAGGATATCACCGTGCGCGGGGCGGTATCCATCGGGCGGCGGCTGCTGGACCCTCTCGCGGAACTGGTAAAGATAGACCCCAAGTCCATTGGGGTGGGGCAATACCAGCATGATGTCGATCAAGGCAAGCTCAAGAGTAATCTCGACGAAACCGTCATGAGCTGTGTCAATGAGGTAGGCGTCAAGGTAAATACCGCCAGTCAACAGCTTCTCACCTATGTTTCGGGACTCGGCCCCACGCTGGCAAAAAACGTTATCGCCTATAGAAACGAGAATGGCCCGTTCCGTAGCCGAGCCGACCTTAAAAAAGTACCGCGGCTAGGCCCGAAGGCGTTCGAGATGGCTGCCGGATTCCTCCGTATTGATCATGCCGAGAATCCTCTCGATGCCAGCGCTGTGCACCCGGAGAGCTACCACATCGTCGGCCGCATGGCCCGGGACATGGGCTGCAATATAACCGACCTCATAACCCGTGATGATTTACGCAGCAAAATTAATCTGGAGAGTTACACCGGGGAAGAGTATGGGCTGCCGACATTGCAGGACATCATGGCGGAGCTGGCCAGGCCGGGGCGTGACCCCCGTGAACAGTTTGAGACGGTCGCTTTCGCCGCGGACATCAGGACGATTGACCGGCTTTCTCCCGGGATGAAGCTGGCCGGAATCGTGACCAACGTGACCAATTTCGGGGCTTTTGTCGACATCGGCGTGCACCAGGACGGGCTGGTGCACATCAGCGAGCTATCGGATAAATTTGTTAAGAACCCGGCTGATGTAGTCAGTGTCAATCAAAAGGTTACGGTCACGGTGCTCACGATAGATACGGAACGTAAACGCATTTCTCTATCGATGAAATCGAATGCGTCCCCGCCCGGACAACCCGGGTCAGCCACTTGA
- the lgt gene encoding prolipoprotein diacylglyceryl transferase, whose amino-acid sequence MIYIDVNPIAFSIGPVNIAWYGIMVMLSVLTVVTWALFSVKKDPRLSFQMVLNAALVGIPSGVIFSRFLHVLDFWDYYMKNPGKIIGGEGMSIWGAVLGAAIGIWLYSLFSKKFSFSHLADVIAPGIILAQAVGRVGCTLNGCCYGKITSLPWAIVYTNPGTHAPIGVPVHPTQVYEIIFDLIVFGVLLMLRKRIKTEGSLFLIYLSTYAVWRLAVDFIRDGTSFLFGLHQAQVVSIIVLVITTTLLIVRARRPNAGS is encoded by the coding sequence ATGATTTATATCGATGTAAATCCGATAGCGTTCAGCATCGGCCCTGTAAACATAGCCTGGTACGGCATAATGGTAATGCTGTCAGTGCTGACGGTGGTTACCTGGGCGCTGTTTTCCGTAAAGAAAGATCCCCGGCTTTCTTTCCAGATGGTTTTAAACGCCGCGCTGGTGGGCATACCGTCCGGCGTTATCTTTTCACGTTTTCTTCACGTGTTAGATTTCTGGGACTATTATATGAAAAATCCCGGCAAGATAATCGGCGGGGAGGGAATGTCTATCTGGGGAGCGGTACTGGGAGCGGCTATCGGCATCTGGCTTTACAGCTTATTCAGCAAGAAGTTTTCTTTCAGCCACCTGGCTGATGTCATCGCGCCCGGTATCATCCTGGCCCAGGCGGTCGGGCGGGTGGGCTGTACGTTAAACGGCTGCTGCTATGGTAAAATAACCTCTCTGCCATGGGCAATCGTTTATACCAATCCGGGCACGCATGCACCTATCGGCGTACCGGTGCACCCCACCCAGGTCTATGAGATTATCTTCGACCTTATCGTCTTCGGCGTACTGCTGATGCTGAGAAAACGCATTAAGACGGAGGGCTCGCTCTTTCTCATCTACCTTTCCACTTACGCGGTATGGCGTCTGGCCGTTGATTTTATCCGGGACGGTACTTCATTCCTGTTCGGTTTACACCAGGCGCAGGTGGTGTCTATCATCGTGCTGGTCATTACTACAACGCTGCTGATAGTCAGAGCCCGCCGACCAAACGCCGGGTCCTAA
- a CDS encoding DUF169 domain-containing protein — translation MTTISEYNGYGEELENRLGLQTSPIAVKMIEKEADIPASAVRPKKDRGYHLAQCQAFSMSRREKTAIAMLKEDNWCPGAVISYGLVQIPDNPAARAENTGECFEYGKYIGILTAPLKKADFTPDAVILYCDTNQLRIILLSLKPEDRALVKSNFFPFSCSNAVVPVIRHGEYWINLPDPGEYARALTPAGEMMFSVPVAKLPEFVANLKQFERNESGFAHEQMMMRPDFPQPELYKKVFEAWGMDHD, via the coding sequence ATGACGACGATTAGCGAATACAATGGTTACGGAGAAGAGCTGGAAAACCGGCTGGGACTACAAACGTCCCCCATCGCCGTAAAGATGATTGAGAAAGAAGCGGACATTCCGGCGAGCGCCGTCAGGCCTAAAAAAGACCGCGGCTATCACCTGGCCCAGTGCCAGGCTTTCTCCATGTCCCGGCGGGAGAAGACCGCCATCGCCATGTTGAAAGAAGACAACTGGTGTCCCGGCGCGGTGATATCTTACGGACTGGTGCAGATACCGGATAACCCGGCGGCCAGAGCGGAAAACACCGGCGAGTGTTTCGAGTACGGGAAATACATCGGCATTCTCACCGCCCCGCTGAAAAAAGCGGATTTCACGCCGGACGCCGTGATTCTCTATTGCGATACCAATCAACTGCGTATCATATTGCTTTCCCTAAAACCGGAAGACCGCGCCCTGGTAAAGTCCAATTTCTTTCCGTTCTCCTGCTCCAATGCCGTCGTCCCGGTAATACGGCACGGCGAGTACTGGATTAACCTGCCGGACCCCGGTGAATACGCGCGGGCGCTGACCCCCGCCGGGGAAATGATGTTCTCCGTGCCGGTAGCAAAGCTGCCGGAGTTCGTGGCTAATCTGAAGCAGTTTGAACGGAACGAGTCCGGCTTTGCCCATGAACAGATGATGATGCGGCCGGACTTCCCCCAGCCGGAGCTTTACAAAAAAGTGTTCGAAGCCTGGGGCATGGACCACGATTAG
- a CDS encoding flavodoxin domain-containing protein, with the protein MPQGRDAGNIKALIIYWSATGNTEKVAHTIRDTLVREGIAPVVKKVAEAADDELYDYDLVFLGAPSYSFQPPDQVQRYIKDKMKLHSGRGDIKPGSPRIPGKTAVVFCTYSGPHTGIREATPAGDYMGQFFEHLGFDVAAKWYLVGEFHGREDMSTQGRLGDIRGRPNREDLDNVAGLTAALLKSIREHKKN; encoded by the coding sequence ATGCCGCAAGGCAGGGATGCAGGTAATATCAAAGCGCTGATTATTTACTGGTCGGCCACCGGCAACACAGAGAAAGTGGCGCATACCATCCGGGATACCCTCGTCAGGGAGGGGATTGCGCCGGTGGTAAAAAAAGTGGCCGAGGCGGCGGATGATGAGCTGTACGACTATGACCTGGTTTTCCTGGGGGCGCCTTCCTATTCTTTCCAGCCGCCGGACCAGGTGCAGCGCTATATCAAAGACAAGATGAAATTACATTCCGGCCGGGGAGATATCAAGCCCGGCAGCCCCAGAATACCGGGGAAAACGGCGGTGGTGTTCTGCACCTATTCCGGGCCGCACACCGGTATCCGGGAGGCCACGCCCGCCGGCGACTACATGGGGCAGTTCTTCGAGCACCTCGGCTTCGATGTCGCCGCCAAATGGTACCTGGTGGGAGAGTTCCACGGCCGGGAAGATATGAGCACTCAGGGGCGGCTGGGGGATATCCGGGGCCGCCCGAACCGGGAAGACCTGGATAATGTTGCCGGGCTAACGGCGGCTTTGCTAAAGTCTATCAGGGAACATAAGAAGAATTAA
- a CDS encoding FAD-dependent oxidoreductase — MERVDVVIIGGSAAGVTAAVSCKRRNPGKSITVIRQEEDVSVPCGIPYIFGTLGSPEKNLIPDGMLTGIGAKIIISAAEAIDRKNKTVRTADGEVGYDKLILATGSSPVVLPIPGIDKENVFLVKKDVEYLETMLEAVNKAGDIVVIGGGFIGAEFADECKKNRQANVTIIEKMPHCLQLAFDDEYCIEAEKVLTGRGVNIIGNDTVAAILGDDRVKSVRLTSGAEIKADVVIVSIGVAPNTKLAADAGLRIDSATGGVVVDRYQRVEGDADILACGDCSMKVSFFSGRPVKTWLASIATNEARLAAANLFTTQYAGLGAVGVFSTQIGDLAIAAAGMIERQARAEGYDIVVGQAKAPSKHPGGMPGAAPISVKLIFSRKDGVMLGGEASGSVSVGEIINVISACIQHKMTAYQVSLFQMGTHPALCASPIAYQTVNAAEDAVMKLGQP, encoded by the coding sequence ATGGAACGTGTTGATGTGGTAATCATTGGAGGCAGCGCCGCCGGCGTCACCGCGGCCGTCAGCTGCAAACGCCGGAACCCCGGAAAGTCGATAACGGTGATACGCCAGGAAGAGGACGTATCCGTGCCCTGCGGCATACCGTACATCTTCGGGACCCTCGGCAGCCCGGAAAAGAACCTCATCCCGGATGGGATGCTGACCGGCATCGGGGCGAAAATAATAATCAGCGCCGCCGAAGCCATCGACCGGAAAAACAAGACCGTGCGCACGGCCGACGGCGAGGTAGGCTATGACAAGCTCATCCTGGCTACCGGCTCATCGCCGGTGGTCCTGCCCATCCCCGGCATCGATAAAGAGAACGTCTTTCTGGTTAAGAAAGATGTGGAGTACCTGGAGACCATGCTGGAAGCGGTCAATAAAGCCGGTGATATCGTGGTCATCGGCGGCGGCTTTATCGGGGCGGAATTCGCCGATGAATGCAAGAAAAACCGCCAGGCCAACGTAACCATTATCGAAAAAATGCCCCACTGTCTCCAACTGGCCTTCGACGATGAGTATTGTATCGAGGCGGAGAAGGTGCTGACCGGGCGGGGAGTTAACATAATCGGTAACGATACCGTAGCCGCCATCCTCGGCGATGACCGGGTAAAGTCCGTCCGCCTGACCAGCGGCGCGGAAATCAAGGCCGATGTGGTTATCGTGAGCATCGGGGTAGCCCCGAATACCAAACTGGCCGCGGATGCCGGCCTGCGTATCGATAGTGCCACCGGCGGGGTAGTCGTCGACCGCTACCAGCGGGTCGAAGGCGACGCCGATATCCTGGCCTGCGGCGATTGCTCCATGAAGGTGTCCTTTTTCAGCGGCAGGCCCGTCAAGACCTGGCTGGCTTCAATAGCGACTAACGAGGCCCGCCTGGCGGCGGCCAACCTGTTCACCACGCAGTATGCCGGGCTGGGCGCCGTGGGCGTTTTCTCCACCCAAATAGGGGATTTAGCCATCGCCGCCGCCGGTATGATCGAGCGGCAGGCGCGGGCGGAGGGATATGACATCGTGGTGGGGCAGGCCAAAGCGCCGAGTAAGCACCCGGGCGGCATGCCGGGCGCGGCGCCGATATCCGTAAAACTGATTTTCTCCCGAAAAGACGGCGTGATGCTCGGCGGCGAAGCTTCCGGCAGCGTGTCCGTGGGTGAAATCATTAACGTTATCAGCGCCTGTATCCAGCACAAAATGACCGCCTACCAGGTCTCCCTGTTCCAGATGGGCACGCATCCCGCGCTTTGCGCTTCGCCCATAGCCTACCAGACGGTAAATGCGGCGGAAGATGCCGTGATGAAACTCGGCCAGCCTTAG
- a CDS encoding Mrp/NBP35 family ATP-binding protein, with product MPSPEEVKKVLDTVLVPGVKRSLMGMNLVKDIAVAGGKINVVLSDAALMENTKEWLAATVKEALSKLDGIKEVNISYAEAKPKELNKITNVIAVMSGKGGVGKSLVSALTAVALRRRGYEVGIMDADITGPSIPRMFGISGPPPIAESGILPVPSRSGIGVMSVNLLLPAEDDAVIWRGPLIGQTITQFWENVLWGKLDYLIVDLPPGTADAPLTVMQQLPVSGIIIVFTPQDLTAMVVRKAVKMAKKMDKKIIGVVENMSYLYIPETAKKMEIFGKSRAAEMAQSAGAPLLGQLPIDPELAKLCDEGNIERYDAEEYNTFARKLADVLSIK from the coding sequence ATGCCCTCACCCGAAGAAGTAAAAAAAGTCCTGGATACGGTCCTGGTCCCCGGCGTAAAACGCAGCCTGATGGGGATGAACCTGGTTAAAGATATCGCTGTAGCCGGCGGGAAAATCAATGTTGTTCTTTCCGACGCGGCGCTGATGGAAAACACCAAAGAATGGCTGGCCGCTACGGTAAAAGAGGCACTAAGCAAGCTGGACGGCATTAAAGAGGTAAATATCAGCTACGCCGAGGCCAAACCTAAAGAACTCAACAAAATCACCAATGTCATCGCGGTAATGAGCGGCAAAGGGGGAGTCGGCAAATCGCTGGTCTCCGCGCTTACCGCCGTGGCGCTGCGCCGCCGGGGCTATGAGGTAGGCATCATGGACGCCGATATCACCGGCCCCAGCATTCCCAGGATGTTCGGTATCAGCGGGCCGCCGCCTATAGCCGAAAGCGGCATCCTGCCGGTGCCGTCCCGTTCCGGCATCGGGGTAATGTCCGTCAATCTGCTGCTGCCCGCCGAGGATGACGCCGTTATCTGGCGGGGGCCGCTCATCGGCCAAACGATAACGCAGTTCTGGGAAAACGTGCTCTGGGGCAAGCTGGACTACCTTATCGTGGACCTGCCGCCCGGCACGGCGGATGCCCCGCTGACCGTTATGCAGCAGTTGCCGGTATCCGGTATAATAATAGTCTTCACCCCGCAGGACCTCACCGCCATGGTGGTACGCAAAGCGGTTAAAATGGCCAAAAAGATGGATAAAAAGATTATCGGCGTGGTGGAGAACATGAGCTATCTCTACATACCGGAGACGGCCAAAAAGATGGAGATATTCGGCAAAAGCCGCGCTGCAGAGATGGCGCAGTCCGCCGGCGCCCCTTTGCTGGGGCAGTTGCCCATAGACCCGGAACTGGCCAAACTCTGTGATGAAGGCAATATCGAACGTTATGACGCGGAGGAGTATAATACATTTGCGAGGAAACTGGCTGACGTTTTGTCCATAAAATAA
- a CDS encoding NifB/NifX family molybdenum-iron cluster-binding protein: MKIALISDDGKTVSQHFGMATLYVVATVENGAVVNKETREKAGHHTFAGGEHPETAEGERHGYDAGAQSRHERMAQSIDDCQVLIVGGMGWGAYDGLKSRGIEPIVTDVQDIDEAVKLYIEGKMTNLMERLH, from the coding sequence ATGAAAATCGCGTTAATTTCTGATGACGGGAAAACCGTCAGCCAGCACTTCGGGATGGCGACGCTGTATGTAGTGGCTACGGTGGAAAACGGCGCCGTGGTGAACAAGGAAACCAGGGAAAAAGCCGGTCACCACACTTTTGCCGGCGGCGAGCACCCGGAAACGGCGGAAGGCGAGCGGCACGGCTATGATGCCGGCGCGCAGTCCCGACATGAGCGCATGGCGCAGAGCATCGATGACTGCCAGGTGCTTATCGTGGGGGGCATGGGGTGGGGCGCTTACGATGGCCTGAAAAGCCGCGGCATCGAGCCCATTGTCACCGATGTCCAGGACATCGATGAAGCCGTCAAGCTGTATATCGAAGGTAAAATGACCAACCTGATGGAGCGCCTGCATTAA
- a CDS encoding CoA-binding protein: protein MQDLIKEFMAQKKFAVIGATDNPQKYGNRIVKNLKSRGYEVYPVNPKLKELEGLACYASLADIPVRVDVADFVVPPEVTGEILKQCLALGLDRIWLQPGSESEAAINYCKENRMKVVHSVCVMMN, encoded by the coding sequence GTGCAGGACTTGATAAAGGAATTCATGGCGCAAAAAAAATTCGCGGTTATCGGGGCTACGGACAATCCGCAGAAATACGGCAACCGGATAGTGAAAAACCTGAAGAGCCGCGGCTATGAAGTGTACCCGGTTAACCCCAAGCTGAAAGAGCTGGAGGGACTGGCCTGCTATGCCAGTCTGGCGGATATTCCCGTCAGGGTGGATGTGGCGGACTTCGTGGTGCCGCCGGAAGTGACCGGAGAAATACTAAAGCAATGCCTGGCGCTGGGACTGGACCGCATCTGGCTCCAGCCCGGCTCGGAAAGCGAGGCGGCGATTAACTATTGTAAGGAAAACCGCATGAAGGTAGTGCACAGCGTGTGTGTTATGATGAATTGA
- a CDS encoding zinc ribbon domain-containing protein, whose amino-acid sequence MPIYEYKCPSCGKVSEVLVQGFFSPPDPVCPDCGGNMERRLSVPVAVTGKSDNAGKTCCGREERCEKPPCSGGQHCHRH is encoded by the coding sequence ATGCCCATATACGAATACAAGTGCCCGTCCTGCGGCAAGGTTTCCGAGGTGCTGGTCCAGGGCTTCTTTAGCCCGCCCGACCCGGTATGCCCGGATTGCGGCGGGAATATGGAAAGGCGTCTGTCAGTCCCCGTGGCGGTGACGGGTAAAAGCGATAATGCCGGCAAGACCTGCTGCGGGCGGGAGGAGCGGTGTGAAAAGCCGCCCTGCTCCGGCGGGCAGCACTGTCACCGGCACTAA
- a CDS encoding ATP-binding protein: MKEVIVLSGKGGTGKTSIAGSLAALAQNKVLVDCDVDAADLHLLLRPVTREEHDFRSGQTARIDAEKCTQCGLCREICRFNAITDFQVDPVSCEGCGFCVQICPAGAVSMEENVAGQCFVSDTAYGTLVHARLGIAQENSGKLVALVRQKARTLAESQGADYIISDGPPGIGCPVISSLSGASLALLVTEPTLSGIHDLERVMEVCRHFNVPVLVCINKYDINRDNTRRIEEYCATQQVDIVARIAFDNVFTEAIIRGQPVVACSDGRASRQIKLLWQSIEDKLSSN, from the coding sequence ATGAAAGAAGTAATTGTCTTAAGCGGTAAAGGAGGCACCGGCAAAACCAGTATCGCCGGCTCTCTGGCGGCGCTGGCGCAAAACAAGGTGCTGGTAGATTGCGATGTAGATGCCGCCGACCTTCATTTGCTGCTACGGCCAGTTACGCGCGAGGAACATGATTTCCGGAGCGGGCAGACCGCACGGATTGACGCGGAAAAATGCACCCAATGCGGCTTGTGCCGTGAAATCTGCCGCTTTAATGCGATTACGGATTTCCAGGTTGATCCTGTTTCCTGCGAAGGCTGCGGATTCTGTGTCCAGATATGCCCCGCCGGAGCTGTATCGATGGAAGAAAACGTGGCCGGACAATGTTTCGTGTCCGATACTGCCTACGGCACCCTGGTGCATGCCCGGCTGGGCATAGCCCAGGAAAATTCCGGCAAGCTGGTGGCGCTGGTCCGGCAGAAAGCGAGGACGCTGGCGGAAAGCCAGGGGGCTGACTACATTATCAGTGACGGCCCGCCCGGCATCGGCTGTCCCGTGATTTCTTCCCTTTCCGGCGCCAGCCTGGCGCTGCTGGTGACGGAGCCGACCCTGTCCGGAATCCATGACCTGGAGCGGGTCATGGAGGTCTGCCGACACTTTAACGTGCCGGTGCTGGTATGTATCAACAAATACGATATCAACCGGGACAACACGCGCCGGATAGAAGAGTATTGCGCTACGCAACAGGTGGATATCGTCGCTAGAATTGCGTTCGATAACGTTTTTACCGAAGCTATAATACGCGGCCAACCGGTGGTCGCCTGCTCTGACGGCAGAGCGAGCCGACAGATTAAACTGCTCTGGCAGAGCATTGAAGACAAGTTATCCAGTAATTAA
- a CDS encoding ATP-binding protein: MIISVASGKGGTGKTLVATSLVFSLKDGYRVQLLDCDVEEPNDHIFLKPDITGRESVGIPVPKVDKEKCTYCGKCAEVCAYHAIAVISKNVLVFPHLCHGCGACGYLCPEKAIVEEKKEIGIVETGHAAGVAFVQGRLNVGEAMPTPLIRAVKGLADHAGICIIDVPPGTSCPVVTAVKDSDFCLLVTEPTPFGLNDLMLAVQTVKQLGVPCGVVINRAYADNNDTAEYCLRENLPVLMTIPLDTEIARLYSRGITLAEGMPPWREKFKRLYLEIRELVDERSNCLKR; encoded by the coding sequence ATGATAATTTCGGTGGCCAGCGGCAAAGGAGGGACGGGCAAGACACTGGTAGCTACCAGCCTCGTCTTCTCTTTGAAAGACGGGTACAGGGTACAGCTCCTGGATTGTGATGTCGAAGAGCCCAACGACCATATTTTTCTTAAGCCGGATATCACCGGACGGGAATCGGTCGGCATACCTGTGCCCAAGGTAGATAAAGAAAAATGTACTTACTGCGGTAAATGCGCGGAGGTATGCGCTTATCACGCTATCGCCGTTATTTCTAAAAACGTGCTGGTCTTTCCTCATCTCTGTCACGGGTGCGGCGCCTGCGGCTATCTCTGCCCGGAAAAAGCTATCGTTGAAGAGAAAAAGGAGATAGGGATAGTGGAAACCGGGCACGCTGCCGGGGTGGCGTTCGTCCAGGGCAGGCTGAATGTGGGAGAAGCTATGCCTACACCGTTAATCAGGGCGGTAAAAGGGCTGGCGGACCACGCGGGCATCTGCATTATCGACGTGCCGCCGGGGACTTCCTGCCCGGTGGTGACAGCCGTCAAAGACAGCGATTTCTGCCTGCTGGTGACGGAGCCCACGCCCTTCGGGCTGAACGACCTCATGTTGGCGGTGCAAACGGTAAAGCAGCTTGGTGTGCCCTGCGGCGTGGTAATCAACCGCGCGTACGCCGACAATAATGATACGGCGGAGTACTGCCTGAGAGAAAATCTGCCGGTATTGATGACCATCCCGCTGGATACGGAAATCGCCCGCCTGTACTCCAGAGGCATAACTCTGGCGGAAGGCATGCCGCCGTGGCGGGAAAAATTCAAACGGCTTTATTTGGAGATACGGGAGCTGGTGGATGAAAGAAGTAATTGTCTTAAGCGGTAA
- a CDS encoding NifB/NifX family molybdenum-iron cluster-binding protein produces the protein MKIAISTTGPALDAAIDPRFGRCQYFIIADPDTMEFVALNNSSGAATGGAGISTAQSITGRGIEAVLTGNCGPNAYDVLAAAGIKVITGVSGKVKDAIEDYKAGNLAASSQPNVAPHFGSGGGGHGRGMGRG, from the coding sequence ATGAAAATCGCCATATCCACTACCGGCCCGGCGCTGGATGCCGCCATAGACCCGCGCTTCGGGCGGTGCCAGTACTTTATCATCGCCGATCCGGACACCATGGAGTTTGTCGCTTTGAATAACTCGAGCGGGGCGGCGACCGGCGGGGCGGGCATATCCACCGCGCAGAGCATCACCGGCAGAGGCATAGAAGCCGTGCTCACCGGCAACTGCGGTCCCAACGCTTACGATGTGCTGGCGGCGGCCGGCATCAAGGTAATTACCGGAGTATCCGGCAAGGTCAAAGATGCCATCGAGGACTACAAAGCCGGCAACCTCGCCGCCAGTTCCCAGCCCAATGTTGCCCCGCATTTCGGCTCGGGCGGCGGGGGGCACGGCAGGGGCATGGGCCGGGGGTAA
- a CDS encoding DUF5320 domain-containing protein, which produces MPNFDNTGPKGNGPMTGQGKGRCAISLNTPEQELGFLKNQEKALMQQLKDIKSRIGRLENHTQIKEAA; this is translated from the coding sequence ATGCCCAATTTCGATAATACCGGCCCGAAAGGGAATGGCCCCATGACCGGTCAGGGGAAAGGCCGTTGCGCAATCTCACTGAATACTCCTGAGCAAGAACTCGGGTTTTTAAAGAACCAGGAAAAAGCATTGATGCAGCAGTTAAAAGACATAAAATCCAGAATAGGACGTCTTGAAAATCATACCCAAATAAAGGAGGCAGCCTGA